The proteins below come from a single Mycobacterium parmense genomic window:
- a CDS encoding NUDIX hydrolase: MSVRESAISVLTHWHPPDPAQDSLRHAVLAFVHGRPDACLRECVPGHVTASALVLDHTGTRVLLTLHPRVGRWVQLGGHCDAGDADIVAAALREATEESGVDALRIDPELAAVHVHPVTCSLGVPTRHLDLQFVAHAPAGVHIAISDESVDLRWWPVDALPDGSDDALAYLVARATRRS; the protein is encoded by the coding sequence GTGAGCGTTCGGGAGTCGGCGATCTCGGTCCTGACCCATTGGCACCCGCCCGATCCTGCGCAGGACTCGTTGCGGCACGCCGTGCTGGCCTTCGTGCACGGCCGTCCCGACGCCTGCCTGCGCGAGTGCGTGCCGGGCCACGTCACCGCCTCGGCCCTGGTGCTCGACCACACGGGCACCCGGGTGCTGCTGACCCTGCATCCCCGGGTGGGCCGCTGGGTGCAGCTGGGCGGCCACTGCGACGCCGGTGACGCCGACATCGTCGCCGCCGCGCTGCGCGAGGCCACCGAGGAGTCCGGAGTCGACGCCCTGCGCATCGACCCCGAGCTGGCCGCGGTGCACGTCCACCCGGTCACGTGTTCGCTGGGTGTGCCGACCCGTCACCTGGACCTGCAGTTCGTCGCGCACGCGCCCGCCGGCGTGCACATCGCGATCAGCGACGAGTCGGTGGACCTGCGCTGGTGGCCGGTCGACGCGCTGCCGGACGGCAGCGACGACGCGCTGGCCTATCTGGTCGCGCGGGCCACGCGTCGATCGTGA